The Elephas maximus indicus isolate mEleMax1 chromosome 19, mEleMax1 primary haplotype, whole genome shotgun sequence genome contains a region encoding:
- the KRT12 gene encoding keratin, type I cytoskeletal 12 codes for MSLSVRTYGPSQRLSSQSGTAGRVRGVSTSSAGSIYGGSIFGFGGSCGGGFSAASMFGSSSGFGGGSACSFAGGLGTGYGGSLGGGFGGLGAGFGVSSGGGSIGILSGNDGGLLSRSEKETMQNLNDRLASYLDKVRALEEANTELENKIREWYETRGSGIGDPRSQSDYSKYYTLIEDLRNKIISANVGNAQLILQIDNARLAAEDFRMKYENELALCQSVEADINGLRRVLDELTLARADLEMQIESLNEELAYLKKNHEEELQSFREGSPGEVSVEMDATPGVDLTRLLNDMRAQYEAIAEQNRKDAEAWFTEKSGELRKEITTNKEQLQSSKSEVTELRRTLQNLEIELQSQLATKKSLEDSLAETEGDYCGQLDQVQQLIGCLEAQLLQVRTDAERQNADHQRLLNVKARLELEIETYRRLLDGEVEGDGLDESSLVTGSKSQTQSIDSSKDSAKSRKIKTIVQEMVNGEVVSSQVQETEEVI; via the exons ATGTCACTCTCAGTGCGCACCTATGGGCCATCCCAGCGGCTGTCCTCCCAGAGTGGGACAGCAGGCAGAGTCAGGGGCGTGTCTACTTCCAGTGCTGGAAGCATCTATGGGGGAAGCATCTTTGGCTTTGGAGGCAGTTGTGGGGGAGGCttttctgctgcttccatgtttgGCTCTAGCTCTGGCTTCGGTGGTGGTTCTGCATGTTCCTTTGCAGGAGGACTGGGCACTGGTTATGGAGGGTCCCTGGGGGGTGGCTTTGGAGGCCTGGGGGCTGGCTTTGGGGTAAGCTCAGGAGGTGGTTCCATAGGTATTCTCTCTGGCAACGATGGAGGCCTTCTTTCTAGATCAGAAAAGGAAACCATGCAAAATCTTAATGACAGATTGGCTTCCTATCTGGATAAGGTTCGAGCTCTAGAAGAGGCTAATACTGAGCTAGAAAACAAAATTCGAGAATGGTACGAAACACGAGGGTCTGGGATTGGAGACCCCAGGTCACAGAGTGATTACAGTAAATATTATACATTGATTGAAGACCTCAGGAATAAG ATCATTTCTGCCAATGTTGGAAATGCCCAGCTCATCCTGCAGATCGACAATGCGAGACTGGCTGCTGAGGACTTCAGAATGAA GTATGAGAACGAGCTGGCCCTGTGCCAGAGTGTGGAGGCGGACATCAACGGCCTGCGCAGGGTGCTGGATGAGCTGACCCTGGCCAGAGCTGACCTGGAGATGCAGATCGAGAGTCTGAATGAAGAGCTGGCCTACCTGAAGAAGAACCACGAGGAG GAGCTCCAAAGCTTCCGGGAGGGCAGCCCTGGAGAGGTAAGCGTAGAAATGGACGCCACCCCTGGAGTGGACCTCACCAGGCTCCTCAACGACATGAGGGCGCAGTATGAAGCCATCGCTGAACAGAATCGGAAGGATGCGGAAGCCTGGTTCACTGAAAAG AGCGGCGAGCTCAGAAAAGAGATCACCACCAACAAGGAGCAGCTTCAGTCCAGCAAGAGTGAGGTCACCGAGCTGAGGCGCACGCTCCAAAACCTGGAGATCGAGCTCCAGTCCCAGCTCGCCACG AAGAAATCCCTTGAGGACTCGTTGGCCGAAACCGAGGGCGACTACTGCGGCCAGCTGGACCAGGTGCAGCAGCTCATCGGCTGCCTGGAGGCGCAGCTGCTGCAGGTGCGCACCGACGCCGAGCGCCAGAACGCCGACCACCAGCGGCTGCTGAACGTCAAGGCCCGCCTGGAGCTGGAGATCGAGACCTACCGCCGCCTGCTGGACGGGGAGGTCGAGGG TGATGGACTGGATGAAAGTTCACTTGTGACAGGCTCCAAATCTCAGACACAGTCAATTGATTCCTCCAAAG ACTCAGCCAAAAGCCGAAAAATCAAGACAATTGTGCAAGAGATGGTGAATGGTGAGGTGGTCTCATCCCAAGTTCAGGAAACTGAAGAAGTAATATAA
- the KRT20 gene encoding keratin, type I cytoskeletal 20 translates to MEIRHRSFHRSLSSSSQVLTHGNGRSLFRKGGLHRLGAAPSVYGGAGGHGTRISTSRGTVSYGSQLTSGDLFVGNEKMVMQGLNDRLESYLEKVQALELSNSKLEVQIKQWYETNSLRIDGDYTAYYKQIEELQNQIKDAQLKNARCILQIDNAKLAAEDFRLKYETERALRVTVEADLAGLSKVFDDLTLRKTDLELQIEELSKDLVLLKKEHEEEVIALRKHLGNTVNVEVDAAPGLDLSTIMNEMRQKYEDMAQKNLQEAKEQFERQTAALQQQVTVSTEEIKGTEVQLKELRRTYQSLELDLQSHLSMKESLEHTLEETNARYAGQLATIQALLSSLEAQLLQIRTDTERQSNEYSILLDIKTRLEQEIATYRRLLEGEAVKTSEYQLSTLEEKDVKKTRKIKTVVQEVVDGKVVSSEVKEVEEAI, encoded by the exons ATGGAAATCAGGCACAGAAGCTTCCACAGAAGCCTGAGTTCCTCCTCACAGGTCTTGACACACGGCAATGGCAGGTCCCTGTTTAGGAAGGGGGGCTTGCACCGCCTTGGGGCTGCACCCAGTGTCTATGGGGGGGCTGGAGGCCACGGCACCCGCATCTCAACCTCCAGAGGCACGGTGAGCTATGGGAGCCAACTCACCAGTGGGGACCTGTTTGTTGGCAATGAGAAAATGGTCATGCAGGGCCTAAATGACCGTCTAGAAAGCTACCTAGAAAAAGTGCAGGCCCTGGAGCTGTCCAACTCTAAGCTTGAAGTGCAGATCAAGCAGTGGTATGAAACAAACTCTCTCAGAATCGATGGAGACTACACTGCATATTACAAACAAATCGAAGAGCTGCAAAATCAG ATTAAAGATGCTCAACTGAAAAATGCTCGATGTATCCTGCAAATTGATAATGCTAAACTGGCTGCTGAGGACTTCAGGCTGAA GTATGAGACTGAGAGGGCATTACGAGTAACAGTGGAGGCCGATCTCGCAGGCCTGAGTAAGGTCTTTGATGATCTAACCCTACGCAAGACAGACTTGGAGTTGCAAATTGAAGAACTGAGTAAAGACCTGGTTCTCCTTAAAAAGGAACATGAGGAG GAAGTCATTGCCCTGCGCAAGCATCTGGGCAACACTGTCAACGTGGAGGTGGATGCTGCTCCAGGCCTCGACCTCAGCACCATCATGAACGAAATGAGGCAGAAATATGAAGACATGGCCCAGAAGAACCTTCAAGAGGCCAAAGAACAATTTGAGAGACAG ACTGCAGCTCTGCAGCAACAAGTCACAGTGAGcactgaagaaataaaaggaactGAGGTTCAACTAAAGGAGCTGAGACGCACCTACCAGAGCCTGGAGCTAGACCTCCAGTCCCATCTCAGTATG AAAGAATCTTTGGAGCACACATTAGAGGAGACCAACGCTCGTTACGCTGGCCAATTGGCAACCATCCAGGCACTGCTAAGCTCCCTAGAAGCCCAGCTGCTGCAAATTCGAACTGACACAGAACGCCAGAGCAATGAATACAGCATTCTTCTTGACATAAAGACCAGGCTTGAGCAGGAAATTGCTACGTACCGCCGCCTTTTGGAAGGAGAGGCTGTAAA GACTTCAGAATATCAGTTAAGCACCCTGGAAGAGAAAG ATGTCAAGAAAACCAGGAAGATTAAGACTGTGGTGCAAGAAGTAGTGGacggcaaggttgtgtcatctgaagtCAAAGAGGTGGAAGAAGCTATATAA